The sequence AGGATGATGATTACAGCATACCTGAAATAAATGTTGATGAACCCAATATAGATGTAAACTCCAACATTATTACTGTTAAAGATTTTTACAAAGGTTTTGAACCAAAAATAATCGAATCTGGTGATGATGCTACCAAACCATTGTGGATAGAAGGTTACGTAGTTTCTAGCGATGAAACTGGTAATTTTTACAAATCTATAGTTATTCAAGATGCTCCAGAAAACCCAACGGCTGGGATTGCTATCTCTACAAATGCAACAGATCTTTACACAAAATATGAACCAGGACGTAAAATCTACTTCCGTGTAAACGGTCTTTATAGTGGATTATATGCTGGATTACCAACCCTTGGAACTCAAGATGGCGACCAAATAGGCCGTATGAGCGTAGAAGATTTTGAAGAACGTATTCGTCGTTCAACCCAAAAAGTAGATTTAGTACCACATGTAATGACAATCACTCAACTTAAAATGAGTCCGGATCCAACAAAATCATATTTAAACCCAACTTTAAATACATTGGTTCAACTGGAAGGAGTTCAATTTCCAGCAGTACTCGCGGGCGAACATTACGGCGAACTAAACAGCACTTTTGGAGTAAACAGGATCGTGGAGGACTGTGATAGCAATACGGTAGATCTTAGAACTAGCGGTTTTTCTGATTTCAAAAATGAACTATTACCAGAAGGTAACGGTACCTTAACAACTGTTGTAAGCATCTTTAACGATGGCTACCAATTGTTTATTCGCGATACAAGCGATGTTCAACTGAAAGGTGAGCGATGCGGCGGCGGCGGCGGTGGACCAACTGGCGCTTTGGAACTTCCTTTTTCACAAAACTTTGAAGGTCAAAATGCAGGAACTGGTATGGCAGTAGCTATTGAAGGTTGGACCAACGTAAACGTAAATGGTGGCGAAAGAGTTTGGGAAGTTAGAGAATTCAGTTCTAACAAATACGCGCAGACTTCAGCCTTTAAGAGTAACGAAAATCCTTTTGAAAGTTGGTTGGTAACCCCGGGGTTAATCCTACCAAACGGCTCTACACCAACGCTAACTTTTGGCACTAATGATGGTTTTTACACCGGTGAAGCACTTACGGTAAAAATTTCCACAGATTTCACAGGTGATGTTACTACAGCCACTTGGACTAATTTGAACGCTACAATTTCAACGGGACACGACTCTGGTTATGGGCCCAATTTCACGCCGTCTGGTGATATAGATCTTTCGGCTTATGCAGGACAAGTAGTTTACATTGCATACCAGTATTTAGGTGCTTCCGATGGAATCACTACTACATACCAAATAGATACTATTTCTGTGGTTGAATAATTTGAGAAACTATAAATAATTTTGAAAGAACCGTTTCCTTTTTGGAAGCGGTTTTTTTGTTTTTACTACTTTTATAAAAACATAAGACCAAAATGAATTCTGAAAGATTACTTTTTAGACATTATGCAGCTACAGATTTTGAAGATTACTTCAAATTAGTAAGCAATGCTGATGTAATGAAGATGGTAACAGGAAAGCCTGATTTAGAACTTGATGCTCGTAAACGCTTACAAAAAATGCTGAAAATTAATCAAGAATATCCCAAAATCGGGAATTTCAAAATATCGCTCAAGCTTGATAGTGATTTTGTGGGCCATGCTAAACTTGTAATGACCAAAAAAAACGAAGCAGAAATTGGCTACCTACTTATGCCAGAACATTGGGGAAAAGGTTACGGTTCTGAAATTGCGGAAGCATTGGTAAACCTAGCGAAGCAAGTAGATGAAATTCAAAGTTTAATGGCAAATATAGCTCCTGAAAATATTGCCTCCAAAAGAATTCTTGAAAAGCAAGGCTTTGTTTGGGATTATGATGGCGAATACATTGGTCTGCCAGCTGCGTATTACAAGATGAAATTATAATTTGATTTCTTTCCTTAATATATTAGAAAAAT comes from Aequorivita sublithincola DSM 14238 and encodes:
- a CDS encoding DUF5689 domain-containing protein, which produces MKNLKNIKLLSFLFILGMIVTSCVQDDDYSIPEINVDEPNIDVNSNIITVKDFYKGFEPKIIESGDDATKPLWIEGYVVSSDETGNFYKSIVIQDAPENPTAGIAISTNATDLYTKYEPGRKIYFRVNGLYSGLYAGLPTLGTQDGDQIGRMSVEDFEERIRRSTQKVDLVPHVMTITQLKMSPDPTKSYLNPTLNTLVQLEGVQFPAVLAGEHYGELNSTFGVNRIVEDCDSNTVDLRTSGFSDFKNELLPEGNGTLTTVVSIFNDGYQLFIRDTSDVQLKGERCGGGGGGPTGALELPFSQNFEGQNAGTGMAVAIEGWTNVNVNGGERVWEVREFSSNKYAQTSAFKSNENPFESWLVTPGLILPNGSTPTLTFGTNDGFYTGEALTVKISTDFTGDVTTATWTNLNATISTGHDSGYGPNFTPSGDIDLSAYAGQVVYIAYQYLGASDGITTTYQIDTISVVE
- a CDS encoding GNAT family N-acetyltransferase, which codes for MNSERLLFRHYAATDFEDYFKLVSNADVMKMVTGKPDLELDARKRLQKMLKINQEYPKIGNFKISLKLDSDFVGHAKLVMTKKNEAEIGYLLMPEHWGKGYGSEIAEALVNLAKQVDEIQSLMANIAPENIASKRILEKQGFVWDYDGEYIGLPAAYYKMKL